From Roseisolibacter agri, a single genomic window includes:
- a CDS encoding glycosyltransferase: MTPTVSVFLPTYQHRAFIADALDSVLAQDGCDFEIVVGDDGSTDGTREIVADYAARHPGVVVPLLSPVNTGITANQNRVLAACRGEFIAFFAGDDLWLPGKLRKQLAWFAENPDAVICYTNVEEFDSDSGRRLRLQHMPGSNPFREGSVEQLFLSPAFFNGTSAMARRSACPPHGYEPSLSIVSDWLFWVETAINGRVGYVPEVLARYRRHAHNITNGVERIVREQLLALDLVETRHPELAELAAGLRPRLLWGGALGATKRGDYALARALLASLADWRRARGAATPWRERVLPTVLRLDRAHLLGRLASSTSGPLRALRGREAGGASGGA; encoded by the coding sequence ATGACGCCGACCGTCTCCGTCTTCCTCCCGACCTACCAGCACCGCGCGTTCATCGCCGACGCGCTCGACTCGGTGCTGGCGCAGGACGGGTGCGACTTCGAGATCGTCGTCGGCGACGACGGCTCGACCGACGGCACGCGCGAGATCGTGGCCGACTACGCGGCGCGCCATCCGGGGGTCGTGGTGCCGCTCCTGTCGCCGGTGAACACCGGGATCACGGCCAACCAGAACCGCGTGCTCGCCGCCTGCCGTGGGGAGTTCATCGCGTTCTTCGCCGGCGACGATCTCTGGCTGCCCGGCAAGCTGCGCAAGCAGCTCGCGTGGTTCGCCGAGAACCCGGACGCGGTCATCTGCTACACGAACGTCGAGGAGTTCGACAGCGACAGCGGGCGCCGGCTGCGCCTCCAGCACATGCCGGGCTCGAACCCGTTCCGCGAGGGCTCGGTCGAGCAGCTCTTCCTCTCGCCCGCGTTCTTCAACGGGACGTCGGCGATGGCGCGCCGCAGCGCGTGCCCGCCCCACGGCTACGAGCCGTCGCTGTCCATCGTCTCGGACTGGCTGTTCTGGGTCGAGACCGCGATCAACGGCCGCGTCGGGTACGTGCCCGAGGTGCTGGCCCGCTACCGGCGGCACGCGCACAACATCACCAACGGCGTCGAGCGCATCGTGCGCGAGCAGCTGCTGGCGCTCGACCTGGTCGAGACCCGCCATCCGGAGCTCGCGGAGCTCGCGGCGGGGCTGCGTCCGCGGCTCCTATGGGGCGGGGCGCTGGGCGCCACCAAGCGCGGCGACTACGCGCTCGCGCGCGCGCTGCTGGCATCGCTCGCGGACTGGCGGCGCGCCCGCGGCGCGGCGACGCCGTGGCGGGAGCGCGTGCTGCCCACGGTGCTGCGGCTCGACCGCGCGCACCTGCTCGGCCGCCTGGCGTCCAGCACGAGCGGCCCGCTGCGAGCGTTGCGTGGGCGCGAGGCGGGAGGCGCGTCCGGGGGCGCATGA
- a CDS encoding acetyltransferase: MTTAAPRELVIYGGGGHAREAVDLVRALNAVRPTFTLLGHLDDDAARHGTTVGDLPVLGGAAWLAERPAPAPAVFLGLGANAVRRRVADRLHALDVEFATLVHPSAVVAADATLGPGALVAAGAVVSVAVRVGAHAHVNVGATVSHDVALAPFTHVAPGAHLAGNVHVDEGADVGIGAAVIQGRRLGAWSVVGAGAAVVRDVPPNAVAVGVPARVARVRADGWQLA; encoded by the coding sequence GTGACGACGGCCGCGCCGCGCGAGCTGGTCATCTACGGCGGCGGCGGCCACGCGCGCGAGGCGGTGGACCTCGTGCGCGCGCTCAACGCGGTGCGGCCGACGTTCACGCTGCTCGGCCACCTCGACGACGACGCGGCGCGCCACGGCACGACCGTCGGCGACCTGCCGGTGCTCGGCGGCGCGGCGTGGCTGGCGGAGCGGCCGGCGCCCGCGCCCGCGGTCTTCCTCGGCCTCGGCGCCAACGCGGTGCGCCGGCGCGTCGCCGACCGGCTGCACGCGCTCGACGTGGAGTTCGCGACGCTCGTGCATCCGTCGGCCGTCGTCGCGGCAGACGCGACGCTCGGCCCCGGCGCGCTGGTCGCCGCGGGCGCGGTGGTCAGCGTCGCCGTGCGCGTGGGGGCGCACGCGCACGTGAACGTCGGCGCGACGGTGAGCCACGACGTGGCGCTCGCGCCGTTCACCCACGTGGCGCCGGGCGCGCACCTGGCGGGCAACGTCCACGTGGACGAGGGCGCGGACGTGGGCATCGGCGCGGCGGTGATCCAGGGACGCCGCCTCGGCGCCTGGAGCGTCGTGGGCGCGGGCGCCGCCGTGGTGCGCGACGTGCCGCCGAACGCGGTGGCCGTCGGCGTGCCCGCGCGCGTCGCGCGTGTACGCGCGGACGGGTGGCAGCTGGCGTGA
- a CDS encoding NAD-dependent epimerase/dehydratase family protein, with protein sequence MPSSPQTPRYPIVAARRTVKSAIDFASGALAVVLAVMLSEPASRPGSEAVLTLALVVGALVAALNGLAGGHRHVWSYTGVREILVFGGTGALTTGVLLAARAGWGLPLATDTVVLVGLLLFMIGLGVRTLRRLQVEQIRKRQRRLLMTVPTQEHRVLVLGADETGMLVARELQHSAPPGVRLIGFLDDDRSKLGNVVCGAPILGRLDELTRIAEDRRIDEVVIASPEAARADVRPLVRRVEESGVRVSAAVGGEVLFGSAQPYRPGDITLAELATLDAQVPAAEPRTAQQRKSVLVTGGAGFIGAHLTRMLLDRGYEVRVLDSFAYGRHGLEDLERHPQLQLIDGDICNLRDVSRAVRGVDGVIALAAIVGDPACSLDPEETLNLNYASTKLLIETCNMYGVGRLVFASSCSVYGASEDGELTERSRLNPVSLYARTRVLSENIIFDRRGEVEPVILRLSTVFGLSPRMRFDLVVNTLTVRAVVDGRIAIFGGDQWRPNVHCRDAARAFLMALEADGRDVSGQVFNVGGSALNHRIADIGTMVADIVGDVEVTMRDDVTDRRNYRVNFDKIERVLGFKPEYSVADGIREVAAAVRAREELRTYQHPLFHNVQALRHRLAGEPMEELLPL encoded by the coding sequence ATGCCGTCGTCGCCGCAAACGCCACGCTACCCGATCGTCGCCGCCCGTCGCACCGTCAAGTCGGCGATCGACTTCGCGTCCGGCGCCCTGGCGGTCGTGCTGGCCGTGATGCTGTCCGAGCCGGCCAGCCGGCCCGGGTCCGAGGCCGTCCTCACCCTCGCGCTGGTCGTCGGCGCGCTGGTCGCGGCGCTGAATGGCCTCGCGGGCGGCCACCGCCACGTGTGGAGCTATACCGGCGTCCGCGAGATCCTCGTCTTCGGCGGCACGGGCGCGCTGACCACCGGCGTCCTGCTGGCGGCGCGGGCGGGCTGGGGGCTGCCGCTGGCCACCGACACCGTGGTGCTCGTCGGCCTGCTGCTCTTCATGATCGGGCTCGGCGTGCGGACGCTGCGCCGCCTGCAGGTCGAGCAGATCCGCAAGCGCCAGCGCCGGCTGCTGATGACGGTACCCACCCAGGAGCACCGCGTGCTCGTCCTCGGCGCGGATGAGACGGGGATGCTGGTCGCGCGCGAGCTGCAGCACTCCGCGCCGCCGGGCGTGCGCCTCATCGGCTTCCTGGACGACGACCGCTCGAAGCTCGGCAACGTGGTCTGCGGCGCGCCGATCCTCGGCCGCCTGGACGAGCTGACGCGCATCGCCGAGGACCGCCGCATCGACGAGGTGGTGATCGCGTCGCCCGAGGCGGCGCGCGCGGACGTCCGCCCGCTCGTGCGCCGGGTCGAGGAGTCCGGCGTGCGCGTCAGCGCGGCCGTCGGCGGCGAGGTGCTGTTCGGCTCCGCCCAGCCCTACCGGCCCGGCGACATCACGCTGGCCGAGCTGGCGACGCTCGACGCGCAGGTGCCGGCGGCGGAGCCGCGCACGGCCCAGCAGCGGAAGTCGGTGCTCGTCACGGGCGGCGCGGGCTTCATCGGCGCGCACCTCACGCGGATGCTGCTCGACCGCGGCTACGAGGTGCGCGTGCTCGACAGCTTCGCGTACGGGCGCCACGGCCTCGAGGACCTGGAGCGCCATCCGCAGCTGCAGCTCATCGACGGCGACATCTGCAACCTGCGCGACGTCAGCCGCGCGGTGCGCGGCGTGGACGGCGTGATCGCGCTGGCGGCGATCGTCGGCGACCCGGCCTGCAGCCTCGATCCCGAGGAGACGCTGAACCTGAACTACGCGTCGACCAAGCTGCTGATCGAGACCTGCAACATGTACGGGGTCGGCCGGCTGGTGTTCGCGTCCAGCTGCAGCGTGTACGGCGCCAGCGAGGACGGCGAGCTCACGGAGCGCTCGCGCCTCAACCCGGTGTCGCTGTACGCCCGCACCCGCGTGCTGAGCGAGAACATCATCTTCGACCGGCGCGGCGAGGTCGAGCCGGTGATCCTCCGACTCTCCACGGTGTTCGGGCTGTCGCCGCGCATGCGCTTCGACCTGGTGGTGAACACGCTGACGGTGCGCGCGGTGGTCGACGGCCGGATCGCGATCTTCGGCGGGGACCAGTGGCGCCCGAACGTCCACTGCCGCGACGCGGCGCGCGCCTTCCTGATGGCGCTCGAGGCGGACGGCCGCGACGTCAGCGGGCAGGTGTTCAACGTCGGCGGCAGTGCGCTGAACCACCGCATCGCCGACATCGGCACGATGGTCGCCGACATCGTCGGCGACGTCGAGGTCACGATGCGCGACGACGTGACGGACCGCCGCAACTACCGGGTCAACTTCGACAAGATCGAGCGCGTGCTCGGCTTCAAGCCGGAGTACTCGGTGGCCGACGGCATCCGCGAGGTGGCGGCCGCGGTCCGGGCGCGCGAGGAGCTGCGCACCTATCAGCACCCGCTCTTCCACAACGTGCAGGCGCTGCGGCACCGCCTGGCCGGCGAGCCGATGGAGGAGCTGCTGCCGCTGTGA
- a CDS encoding Wzz/FepE/Etk N-terminal domain-containing protein, whose translation MPSADAPGGPDGDAGAFELLRVLRRHWMVLVLVPMACAALAGAYRYTRPRTYASGASFLPQAGGGSRSAISGLAAQFGVSVGGGEPGQSPQFFAELARSRAVLERVAGASYRAAPGAPERPLADHLEIPPGSPAARLDRTIDRVGQMSSVASDPQTGLVRLRVSASTPELARGVADRMLREINAVNLERRQARATADREFSEARLTELRAELGVAEARLSSFQRANRSVFGSPELQAQQDRLERDVGFRQQVYTSLAQAYEQARLDEARATPVITIIDVPATPTRPESRGTVAFAMVVGICVLAFVAFWVFAREYLGPRGRSAARAA comes from the coding sequence ATGCCCTCCGCGGACGCGCCCGGAGGCCCGGACGGCGACGCCGGCGCGTTCGAGCTGCTGCGCGTCCTGCGGCGACACTGGATGGTCCTGGTGCTGGTCCCGATGGCGTGCGCGGCGCTGGCGGGCGCCTATCGCTACACGCGCCCGCGGACCTACGCCTCCGGCGCCTCGTTCCTGCCACAGGCCGGCGGCGGGTCGCGCTCCGCCATCAGCGGGCTGGCGGCGCAGTTCGGCGTCTCGGTCGGCGGAGGGGAGCCCGGCCAGTCGCCGCAGTTCTTCGCCGAGCTCGCCCGGTCGCGCGCGGTGCTGGAGCGCGTGGCGGGCGCCTCGTACCGCGCCGCACCGGGCGCGCCCGAGCGGCCGCTCGCCGACCATCTCGAGATCCCGCCCGGCTCACCGGCCGCGCGGCTCGACCGCACGATCGACCGCGTGGGGCAGATGTCCTCGGTCGCCTCCGACCCGCAGACGGGACTGGTGCGGCTGCGCGTGAGCGCCTCCACGCCCGAGCTCGCGCGCGGCGTCGCCGACCGCATGCTGCGCGAGATCAACGCCGTGAACCTCGAGCGCCGGCAGGCGCGCGCCACCGCCGACCGCGAGTTCTCCGAGGCGCGGCTGACCGAGCTGCGCGCCGAGCTGGGCGTCGCGGAGGCACGCCTCTCGTCGTTCCAGCGTGCCAACCGCAGCGTCTTCGGCTCGCCCGAGCTGCAGGCGCAGCAGGACCGGCTGGAGCGCGACGTCGGCTTCCGGCAGCAGGTCTACACGTCGCTCGCGCAGGCGTACGAGCAGGCGCGCCTGGATGAGGCGCGCGCGACGCCGGTCATCACGATCATCGACGTCCCCGCCACGCCCACGCGCCCCGAGTCGCGCGGCACGGTGGCGTTCGCGATGGTCGTCGGGATCTGCGTGCTCGCCTTCGTGGCCTTCTGGGTGTTCGCTCGCGAGTATCTCGGCCCGCGCGGCCGGTCGGCGGCGCGCGCGGCCTGA
- a CDS encoding class I SAM-dependent methyltransferase: MSRANPLKDLSEHFAFGANWADYARGVDDERISHARQALERLLGDAVRGRSFLDVGCGSGIHSLAALQLGAARVLATDLDPLSVATTRRMLRDHAPAESDWSARQISVFDLDPDALGTFDVVYSWGVLHHTGAMFEAIASAARLVAPGGLLCLALYRRTLLCPLWRAEKRLYTRRSPRTQRLMSGLYKRAFQLGMRLTGRDPQRHEAEYRGRRGMSLDHDIHDWMGGYPYESIGPVALRRFVEPLGFEVVQQWARPGGIGLFGSGCDEHLFRRL; this comes from the coding sequence ATGTCCCGCGCGAACCCCCTGAAGGACCTTTCGGAACACTTCGCGTTCGGCGCGAACTGGGCCGACTATGCGCGCGGCGTCGACGACGAGCGCATCAGCCATGCGCGGCAGGCCCTCGAGCGGCTGCTGGGCGACGCGGTCAGGGGCCGGTCCTTCCTCGACGTGGGGTGCGGGTCGGGCATCCACTCGCTGGCCGCGCTGCAGCTGGGCGCCGCGCGGGTGCTGGCGACGGATCTCGACCCGCTCTCCGTGGCGACGACGCGCCGGATGCTGCGCGACCACGCGCCGGCGGAGAGCGACTGGTCCGCGCGGCAGATCAGCGTCTTCGACCTCGATCCGGACGCCCTGGGCACCTTCGACGTCGTGTACTCGTGGGGGGTGCTGCACCACACCGGCGCGATGTTCGAGGCCATCGCGTCGGCGGCGCGCCTGGTGGCGCCGGGCGGGCTGCTGTGCCTCGCGCTCTACCGGCGCACGCTCCTGTGCCCGCTGTGGCGCGCGGAGAAGCGCCTCTACACGCGGCGCAGCCCGCGGACGCAGCGCCTCATGAGCGGCCTGTACAAGCGCGCGTTCCAGCTGGGGATGCGGCTCACGGGGCGCGACCCCCAGCGCCACGAGGCCGAGTATCGGGGGCGCCGCGGGATGAGCCTCGACCACGACATCCACGACTGGATGGGCGGCTATCCCTACGAGTCGATCGGGCCGGTCGCGCTGCGCCGCTTCGTCGAGCCGCTCGGCTTCGAGGTCGTGCAGCAGTGGGCGCGTCCGGGCGGGATCGGTCTGTTCGGCTCCGGCTGCGACGAGCACCTCTTCCGTCGGCTGTGA
- a CDS encoding oligosaccharide flippase family protein, translating into MSLRSPIPAAVAARWQRHRPTDGETPAPHRAAWWAIARTAASRGANMAALLLVTMLTTRALGPVGRGHMAAAYGWVTLFGTLGYLSLSQVIAHRAARERPAAWVAESVGSLLAITAVATLVGWAVAASAFFVGWPPLFTAIPGPVLAVAFAGLPLLLLIESASSILIGLGRLDTLNRAVLAGAGMSVLATVVAVVVLHGGAAGGIAGLLAANVVLVYVALRAAHAAAGPFRATWAGARRLLHGGAQLHVTAVASFLSAQAGTLILSRYRPGAEVGQYHLALQLTVALQLLSSAMSTVGYAKVTELGPDAAWTVQRRLLVAAIAATTLLSVVGAIAAPLILRLVGGAAFLPAVPILRLLLLTTVGAAVSAVMASQWIARGLFLQVSATSLVCGAGAVVANLLLVPAHGAVGAAWSAVGTYALGTLVNLGLALRLELRWRRGALS; encoded by the coding sequence GTGAGCCTCCGCAGCCCGATCCCGGCGGCGGTCGCGGCGCGCTGGCAGCGCCACCGCCCGACGGACGGGGAGACCCCGGCGCCGCACCGCGCGGCCTGGTGGGCGATCGCCCGGACGGCCGCGTCGCGCGGCGCGAACATGGCCGCGCTCCTCCTGGTGACGATGCTGACGACGCGGGCGCTGGGGCCCGTGGGCCGTGGCCACATGGCCGCCGCCTACGGCTGGGTGACGCTGTTCGGCACGCTGGGCTACCTCAGCCTGTCGCAGGTGATCGCCCACCGCGCGGCGCGCGAGCGTCCGGCCGCGTGGGTGGCGGAGTCCGTCGGCAGCCTGCTGGCGATCACGGCGGTCGCGACCTTGGTCGGCTGGGCCGTGGCGGCGTCCGCGTTCTTCGTCGGTTGGCCGCCGCTCTTCACCGCGATCCCCGGGCCCGTGCTGGCGGTGGCGTTCGCGGGGCTCCCGCTGCTCCTGCTCATCGAGAGCGCGAGCTCCATCCTCATCGGCCTCGGACGGCTCGACACGCTGAACCGCGCCGTGCTGGCGGGGGCCGGGATGAGCGTCCTCGCCACCGTCGTCGCGGTCGTGGTCCTGCACGGCGGCGCCGCGGGCGGCATCGCGGGCCTGCTGGCCGCCAACGTCGTGCTGGTCTACGTCGCCCTGCGCGCGGCGCACGCGGCGGCGGGACCGTTCCGCGCCACCTGGGCCGGCGCGCGGCGGCTGCTGCACGGCGGGGCGCAGCTCCACGTCACCGCGGTCGCCTCGTTCCTGTCCGCCCAGGCGGGGACGCTCATCCTCTCGCGCTATCGGCCCGGCGCGGAGGTGGGGCAGTACCATCTCGCGCTCCAGCTCACCGTCGCGCTGCAGCTCCTCTCGTCGGCGATGAGCACCGTCGGCTACGCGAAGGTGACCGAGCTGGGGCCGGACGCCGCGTGGACCGTGCAGCGCCGGCTCCTCGTGGCCGCGATCGCGGCCACGACGCTCCTCAGCGTGGTCGGCGCGATCGCCGCGCCGCTGATCCTGCGGCTGGTCGGAGGGGCGGCGTTCCTCCCTGCGGTGCCGATCCTGCGACTGCTGCTGCTGACGACCGTTGGCGCCGCGGTCTCCGCCGTGATGGCCAGCCAGTGGATCGCGCGGGGCCTCTTCCTGCAGGTCTCCGCGACGAGCCTCGTGTGCGGCGCCGGCGCGGTCGTCGCCAACCTGCTCCTCGTGCCGGCGCACGGCGCCGTCGGCGCGGCCTGGTCCGCGGTCGGCACCTACGCGCTCGGCACGCTGGTCAACCTCGGGCTCGCGCTGCGCCTCGAGCTGCGCTGGCGCCGGGGCGCCCTGTCATGA
- a CDS encoding glycosyltransferase family 2 protein, with the protein MTSARAPLPPSPGTPLVSVMLPTYNQVDFVEEAVRSAVEQDYPRVQVVVADDGSTDGTDRVVLELAARYPDRVVAVVGEGHVGMTLNCNRALARCTGDLVAFHAGDDVFLPGKLRLQVDWFAEDPRRVLCGHDVEAFDNRTDARMYLMSEIVPLTSGEGAAEFICRGTLFGGVSIMVRASALPPWRYDPRVAFAADWLMWMEVLAHGGHFGHVPGVLARYRRHPENVSRNHAATRRDDQYVSLALVESRYPWLLESCRIGRGALHRSHGIAALRKGDARLARRYFGAAFREHPTLLDGAGYLSTLVPNAGGLLNRLRPKLQA; encoded by the coding sequence GTGACCTCCGCTCGCGCCCCCCTGCCGCCCAGCCCTGGGACGCCGCTCGTGTCGGTGATGCTGCCGACGTACAACCAGGTCGACTTCGTCGAGGAGGCGGTCCGCAGCGCGGTCGAGCAGGACTATCCGCGCGTGCAGGTCGTGGTGGCCGACGACGGATCGACCGACGGCACCGATCGCGTGGTGCTGGAGCTGGCCGCGCGCTATCCCGACCGCGTGGTGGCGGTGGTGGGCGAGGGCCACGTGGGGATGACGCTGAACTGCAACCGCGCGCTGGCCCGGTGCACCGGGGACCTGGTCGCCTTCCACGCCGGCGACGACGTCTTCCTGCCGGGAAAGCTGCGACTCCAGGTCGACTGGTTCGCGGAGGATCCGCGCCGCGTCCTGTGCGGGCACGACGTCGAGGCGTTCGACAACCGCACGGACGCCCGCATGTACCTGATGTCCGAGATCGTCCCGCTCACCAGCGGCGAGGGCGCCGCCGAGTTCATCTGTCGGGGGACGCTCTTCGGCGGCGTGTCGATCATGGTGCGGGCGAGCGCCCTGCCGCCCTGGCGGTACGACCCACGGGTCGCCTTCGCCGCCGACTGGCTGATGTGGATGGAGGTGCTCGCGCACGGGGGGCATTTCGGCCACGTCCCCGGCGTGCTCGCCCGCTATCGCCGCCACCCCGAGAACGTGTCGCGCAACCACGCCGCCACCCGCCGCGACGACCAGTACGTGTCGCTGGCGCTGGTCGAGTCGCGCTACCCGTGGCTGCTCGAGAGCTGCCGGATCGGGCGCGGGGCGCTCCATCGCAGCCATGGCATCGCCGCGCTGCGGAAGGGCGACGCGCGGCTGGCACGGCGCTACTTCGGCGCGGCGTTCCGCGAGCATCCGACGCTGCTCGACGGCGCGGGCTACCTGTCGACGCTCGTGCCGAACGCCGGCGGGCTGCTGAACCGCCTCCGCCCGAAGCTCCAGGCCTGA
- a CDS encoding glycosyltransferase, with translation MSVRRLRVAHVVPAADFVRHILIHDLRRMRDRVDSIVICSPGAALDDIRAEGFTVLEIPIARKIAPGTDVVSLARLVRALRAARVDLVHSYTPKGGLLGQLAARLAGVRRRIHSCRGLLYTPGMSPSLRRLLRATDRVTFAAADRSLFLSGADLAHVVETGLCAHDRATLTGSGIDLTAFDPAALPAGTREAVRAELGIPPDAPLVLTVGRYVADKGYRELADAAARVLATHPDVHFVWIAPAMDGEAGVLPDALHAEPPLRGRVHRLPLRHDVARFYVAADLLAHPSHREGVPRVVMEAAAMGLPIVASDIPGCREVVRDGETARLVPVGDAAAWAAALRDALDDPAGTAARAAAARADVRARFDQDALTRRILAAYDSVLAGRE, from the coding sequence GTGAGCGTGCGACGCCTGCGCGTGGCGCACGTGGTGCCGGCCGCGGACTTCGTGCGCCACATCCTGATCCACGACCTGCGGCGCATGCGCGACCGCGTGGACTCGATCGTGATCTGCTCCCCCGGCGCGGCGCTCGACGACATCCGCGCCGAGGGCTTCACGGTCCTCGAGATCCCCATCGCGCGGAAGATCGCGCCGGGCACCGACGTCGTCTCGCTCGCGCGGCTCGTGCGCGCGCTGCGCGCCGCGCGCGTGGACCTCGTCCACTCGTACACGCCGAAGGGTGGGCTCCTCGGCCAGCTCGCGGCGCGCCTCGCGGGCGTGCGCCGTCGCATCCACAGCTGCCGCGGGCTGCTGTACACGCCGGGGATGTCGCCGTCGCTGCGCCGCCTGCTGCGCGCCACCGACCGGGTCACCTTCGCGGCCGCCGACCGCTCGCTCTTCCTCAGCGGTGCCGACCTCGCGCACGTGGTGGAGACGGGGCTCTGCGCGCACGATCGCGCGACGCTGACCGGCAGCGGCATCGACCTCACGGCGTTCGACCCCGCGGCGCTGCCGGCCGGCACGCGCGAGGCGGTACGCGCGGAGCTCGGGATTCCCCCGGATGCGCCGCTCGTGCTCACGGTCGGCCGCTACGTGGCCGACAAGGGCTACCGCGAGCTCGCGGATGCCGCCGCGCGGGTGCTCGCCACGCATCCGGACGTGCACTTCGTCTGGATCGCGCCCGCGATGGACGGCGAGGCCGGCGTCCTGCCCGATGCGTTGCACGCGGAGCCGCCGCTTCGCGGGCGCGTGCACCGTCTGCCGCTCCGACACGACGTCGCGCGCTTCTACGTGGCCGCCGACCTGCTGGCCCATCCGAGCCACCGCGAGGGCGTGCCGCGCGTGGTGATGGAGGCGGCCGCGATGGGACTCCCGATCGTCGCGTCGGACATCCCGGGGTGCCGCGAGGTCGTGCGCGACGGCGAGACCGCGCGTCTGGTGCCCGTGGGCGATGCGGCCGCGTGGGCCGCGGCGCTCCGGGACGCGCTGGACGACCCCGCGGGGACCGCGGCGCGGGCCGCGGCCGCACGCGCGGACGTGCGGGCCCGCTTCGACCAGGACGCGCTGACGCGCCGTATCCTGGCCGCATATGATTCGGTGCTCGCCGGCCGCGAGTGA
- a CDS encoding DegT/DnrJ/EryC1/StrS family aminotransferase: protein MPCISVTNKRIYLSVPHMGGQELDFIREAFETNWLSSVGPHLDGFEQEMAARLGHGVHALAVSSGTAALHLVLRHIGVTRGDRVACSTLTFAGSAFPILYQGATPVFLDAETQSANLDPAIVREYLRDAATRGELPKALIAVHLCGQHADIDAIAAACDEYGVVLVEDAAESLGATYKGRETATTAPYSILSFNGNKIITTTGGGMVIAKDPAAIATMRKWSQQSREPAVEYVHAELGHNYRMSNVLAGIGRGQLRVLDERVRQRRRVAERYEQAFADVPGIALQGEAPWGTNSRWLTVAYLDRDAHGRTPLDVIQALEQVNIEARPMWRPMHTQPIFADAPRVGGAVAEDLYARGICLPSSSSLTEAEQDRVTDVVRSCLLRAAPARA from the coding sequence GTGCCCTGCATCTCCGTGACGAACAAGCGGATCTATCTCTCGGTCCCCCACATGGGCGGCCAGGAGCTCGACTTCATCCGGGAGGCCTTCGAGACGAACTGGCTCTCGTCGGTCGGCCCGCACCTCGACGGGTTCGAGCAGGAGATGGCGGCGCGCCTGGGGCACGGCGTCCATGCGCTCGCGGTCTCCAGCGGCACGGCCGCGTTGCACCTGGTGCTGCGCCACATCGGCGTGACGCGCGGCGACCGCGTGGCCTGCTCGACGCTGACGTTCGCCGGCTCGGCGTTCCCGATCCTCTACCAGGGCGCGACGCCGGTCTTCCTCGACGCCGAGACGCAGTCCGCGAACCTCGATCCGGCCATCGTGCGCGAGTACCTGCGCGACGCCGCCACGCGCGGCGAGCTGCCGAAGGCGCTCATCGCGGTGCACCTGTGCGGCCAGCACGCGGACATCGACGCGATCGCCGCCGCGTGCGACGAGTACGGTGTCGTGCTGGTGGAGGACGCGGCCGAGTCGCTCGGCGCGACGTACAAGGGGCGCGAGACGGCGACGACGGCGCCGTACTCGATCCTCAGCTTCAACGGCAACAAGATCATCACCACCACCGGCGGCGGGATGGTGATCGCGAAGGACCCCGCCGCGATCGCCACCATGCGGAAGTGGTCCCAGCAGTCGCGCGAGCCGGCCGTGGAGTACGTGCACGCGGAGCTGGGCCACAACTACCGCATGAGCAACGTCCTCGCGGGCATCGGGCGCGGGCAGCTGCGCGTGCTCGACGAGCGCGTGCGGCAGCGCCGCCGGGTGGCCGAGCGCTACGAGCAGGCCTTCGCCGACGTGCCGGGAATCGCGCTGCAGGGCGAGGCGCCGTGGGGCACCAACTCGCGCTGGCTCACGGTGGCGTATCTCGACCGCGACGCGCACGGCCGCACGCCGCTCGACGTCATCCAGGCGCTGGAGCAGGTGAACATCGAGGCACGCCCGATGTGGCGCCCGATGCACACGCAGCCGATCTTCGCCGACGCGCCGCGCGTCGGCGGCGCCGTGGCCGAGGACCTCTACGCGCGCGGGATCTGCCTGCCCTCGTCGTCGAGCCTGACGGAGGCGGAGCAGGACCGCGTCACCGACGTGGTCCGGAGCTGCCTGCTCCGCGCAGCACCGGCGCGCGCGTGA
- a CDS encoding sugar transferase: MVPRRAGYVGKRALDVALVVLAAPVWLPLLAVGAAVVLATMGRPVFFRQRRAGWGGMPFDILKLRTMTDARGADGALLPDAERLPAAGRWLRRTSLDELPELLTVLRGDMSLVGPRPLLLQYLPLYSAAHARRHELRPGLTGLAQVSGRNALDWPSRFDLDVDYVDRCSPALDARILWQTVRAVFGGRGVSAEGEATMSVFTGYGAAAPEGAAAPPVTRAPVLRGAGSSGPRR; encoded by the coding sequence ATGGTCCCGCGCCGTGCGGGCTACGTCGGCAAGCGGGCCCTCGACGTCGCGCTCGTCGTGCTGGCGGCGCCCGTGTGGCTCCCGCTGCTGGCCGTCGGCGCGGCCGTCGTCCTCGCGACGATGGGGCGGCCGGTGTTCTTCCGGCAGCGGCGCGCCGGGTGGGGCGGCATGCCCTTCGACATCCTGAAGCTGCGCACGATGACCGACGCGCGCGGCGCGGACGGCGCCCTGCTGCCCGATGCCGAGCGGCTGCCGGCCGCCGGCCGCTGGCTGCGCCGCACCTCGCTCGACGAGCTGCCGGAGCTGCTGACCGTGCTGCGCGGCGACATGAGCCTCGTCGGCCCGCGGCCGCTGCTGCTCCAGTACCTGCCGCTCTACTCGGCGGCGCATGCGCGGCGCCACGAGCTGCGCCCCGGCCTCACGGGGCTCGCGCAGGTCTCCGGCCGCAACGCGCTCGACTGGCCGTCGCGGTTCGACTTGGACGTCGACTACGTGGACCGCTGCTCGCCCGCGCTCGACGCACGCATCCTCTGGCAGACGGTGCGCGCCGTGTTCGGCGGTCGCGGCGTGAGCGCGGAGGGCGAGGCGACGATGTCTGTGTTCACCGGCTACGGCGCGGCGGCACCGGAGGGTGCCGCCGCACCGCCGGTCACGCGCGCGCCGGTGCTGCGCGGAGCAGGCAGCTCCGGACCACGTCGGTGA